The following proteins come from a genomic window of Pirellulales bacterium:
- a CDS encoding CRTAC1 family protein, with translation MTDKTASSGVTFVYDNGRDAGFHTIIESLGGGIGLFDYDNDGRHDLFCPGGGKFAGDKQSSGLPSALFRNLGEWRFSDVTAASGAGQSPHLSHGCAAGDFDADGFSDLLLTGFGGLQLFHNLGDGTFEEVSQAVGMNDTLWSSSAAWADFNGDQALDVYIDHYVDWAPDNDPACPGPQPGQREICSPRRFGPLPDVIYYSNGDGTFRDATSEARLNVEPGKCGKGLGVVVGDLDLDGDVDVYVANDTVDNFLYLNDGHGVLDEVGLFHAVARDANGKAEGSMGTDLGDYNLDGLPDIWVSNFEQESFSLYRNEGNAQFLHVSQGTGITALGQLYVGFGTVYADVDRDGDEDFVVSNGHVINYPKAGPIRQEPLVLVNDGGRFARAVFPPGGYFALPHRGRGLASSDLDDDGDLDFVFSHNDGEPNALIANDTPPVGDWLRVRLIGVRSNRDAVGARLVLHTSAGDQLRLIKGGGSYESQCDLRPFWGIPKGAEVKGLSIHWPSGIVQQYPLDAANRTLTIVEPRAERPVDLIGAVIRTVRPLCVAANR, from the coding sequence CCGGCACGACCTGTTTTGTCCGGGCGGCGGCAAGTTCGCCGGCGACAAGCAGTCGAGCGGCCTCCCCTCGGCCCTGTTCCGCAATCTCGGCGAGTGGCGTTTCAGCGATGTGACCGCGGCCAGCGGCGCAGGCCAGTCCCCGCATCTTAGCCACGGCTGCGCCGCCGGCGACTTCGACGCCGACGGCTTCAGCGACTTGCTGCTCACCGGCTTCGGCGGCTTGCAGCTCTTTCACAACCTGGGCGACGGCACCTTCGAGGAAGTCAGTCAGGCCGTGGGAATGAACGACACGCTGTGGAGCTCCAGTGCCGCCTGGGCCGACTTCAACGGCGATCAGGCGCTCGACGTCTACATCGACCACTACGTCGATTGGGCGCCGGACAACGATCCCGCGTGCCCCGGCCCGCAACCAGGCCAACGCGAAATCTGTTCGCCGCGCCGGTTCGGTCCGCTGCCGGACGTCATCTATTACAGCAACGGCGACGGCACGTTTCGCGACGCCACCAGCGAGGCGCGGCTGAACGTCGAGCCGGGCAAGTGCGGCAAGGGCCTGGGCGTCGTCGTGGGCGATCTCGACCTCGACGGCGACGTCGATGTCTATGTGGCCAACGACACGGTCGATAATTTTTTATACCTCAACGACGGACACGGCGTGCTCGATGAGGTCGGCCTGTTTCACGCAGTGGCCCGCGACGCCAACGGCAAGGCCGAAGGGAGCATGGGCACCGATCTGGGCGACTACAACCTCGACGGCCTGCCGGACATTTGGGTCTCGAACTTCGAGCAGGAATCGTTCTCGCTGTATCGCAACGAGGGGAATGCCCAGTTCTTACACGTCAGCCAAGGCACGGGCATCACCGCGCTGGGCCAGCTCTACGTCGGTTTTGGCACCGTTTATGCCGACGTCGATCGCGACGGCGATGAGGACTTCGTCGTTTCCAACGGACACGTGATCAACTATCCCAAAGCCGGCCCCATCCGCCAGGAGCCGCTGGTTTTGGTCAACGACGGCGGCCGGTTCGCACGGGCCGTTTTTCCGCCGGGCGGCTACTTTGCGTTGCCGCACCGCGGGCGCGGGCTGGCCAGCTCCGACCTGGACGACGACGGCGACCTTGATTTTGTCTTCTCGCACAACGACGGCGAGCCGAACGCCTTGATCGCCAACGACACGCCGCCGGTCGGCGACTGGTTGCGGGTAAGGCTGATCGGCGTGCGATCGAACCGCGACGCCGTGGGTGCCCGGCTGGTGTTGCACACCTCGGCCGGCGACCAACTCCGCTTGATCAAGGGCGGCGGAAGCTATGAATCGCAATGCGATCTGCGGCCGTTCTGGGGCATACCGAAAGGCGCCGAGGTCAAAGGGCTTTCGATCCATTGGCCGTCGGGCATCGTCCAGCAGTATCCGCTGGATGCAGCCAACCGGACGCTGACGATCGTCGAGCCGCGCGCCGAACGGCCGGTCGATCTCATCGGAGCAGTCATTCGGACGGTCCGGCCCCTTTGCGTCGCAGCGAACCGCTGA